The genomic interval GGATCATTGGAACGAGATGAGAAAGAGAAGCCGAGAATAGACCATAAGAACAAAACTAAATGGATGCACGATAGAACCAAGGTGTCACTTTCTGCTTTTGGGAAAACGTTGATAAAAAAAACGGCAACGAGCGTTGCTACAACCATGGGGACGTATTGCTTGGCTTTCAACTTGTTTTTCCAAGCAAAATATGCCGTCAGTACAGGGAATATGGTAAATCCGACGTTCCTTGTGTAGAAGAATTCTTTGTCGATCGAAAAGAAAGTCGGTAACTTAACGATGATCGTTGCAAATATGCATGCGAAAATGATAAAAATCAGATCTTTATTTGTTCGCCATGAACCTTTTTCTCTATTGAAGTTTAGACGCTCATTCCAAAAAGCGGCTAATCTATCGTCTTTTAAGGTAGGATATAACATATTAAAAGCATGCTTAAAAGCTACTTTATCCTCCCGATAGAGTTTTTCGACCTCTACTGGATCGTTGAGATGGCAAAGGATTGCATCTTTCGTTTTTGTTAAAGTGTCCATGATTATTTCTGTGATTTTATTAGTTGTTCTAAGGTATTAAGATGGTTTTCAAAGGCTTCTTTACCTTTTTTGGTCATTGTGTATTTTGTATTAGGTTTTCTACCGACGAACGATTTCTTCACGCCAATGAAACCTTCCTTCTCCAGTCCTTTCAGGTGGCTGGCCAGATTCCCGTCAGTTAGCTCAAGAAACTCTTTTAAAGAATTAAAGTCAAGCTTGTCATTGACGGCCAATGCCGACATGATGCCAAGTCTGATTCTGCTTTCAAAAGCTTTGTGTAAACCGTCTAATGATATCTTCACCGTTCGTATTTAAAATGCATGTAAATGCCGTAAACTATATGTGCAACCCCAAAACCCAGTGACCACCACAGAAGACTGTTTTGATAGAAATAAACTGATAATAAGCCTAAGCATACCTGGATAAGACCCAGTATTTTTACTTCATTTAATGTAAATTTGCCTGCATTATAAAGAGCTAAGCCATAAAAAATTAATGAGGCGGGAACCACGAACCTGTCGAAATCCAGGTTGATTAACATCAGTATAAAGATACTTCCTGTCGATAAGGGAACCATCATGTCAATGATAAGCTTGCGTGTGGTATAATTCCACAACTTTCTTTTGTTTTTCAAAGCTTTCCGATATGAACAGAAAGTAGCCGTTGAGATGGCTAATCCCAATACAGCCAATGCCAATATATAGATGCCAAATGGACTCGCTATCGGGATCTCGTAAAAATTATAGTCGAGGAAATGATAGCCAATATAGGTTCCTATCAATGCATAGATCCCCGCCATGATTCCCGCCCATCCGGAGAGTGACAGAAATTTAGAAGATTGTTCCATCATGGAACGAATTTCTGTGAGTTTTTGAATGTAGTCTTTTTCGTCTTTCATTTAAAAGTACTTTGAATTTCAAAGTTAAATAAAAAATGATTAAAACAAATACTTTTTATTTTTTCTTGTATTTCTTTGTAACGCAATTATTATAAACTTAATTCTCGGTTCTGTGGTTAGTTCTATAACAAACAGATTTTTAAAACTAAAAAATAAAAACATGTCAGTAGCAAGCAGAACGTCAGAAACACTGAACGATCTAATTAAGATTAATAATGATCGGATTGAAGGGTACGAGAAGGCCATAAAAGAATTGGATCCTGAAGATACAGATTTACAGAGTCTTTTCAGAGAATTTTGCGGCCAAAGTGAAAGTTTAAAAAGAGAGTTGCAGCAGGCTGTGTCGGAACTCGGTGAAGAAGTAGAAACCGGGGCTAGCGCTTCAGGCGCGATATATAGGACGTGGATGGATGTTAAGGCTGCTTTTTCCGGAGATACTAGGAAGGCGGTTTTACAAAGTTGTGAGTTCGGTGAAGATGCCGCCCAGAAAGCCTATCGTACGGCGGAGGAAGAACCCGATATTGCACCTAATACGAAAATATTGATTACCAATCAAAAATTGGAGTTGAAGTCAGCGCATGACCGTGTAAAAGCTCTTCGCGATAGTATCTCATAGGATTGTTTGCAAAATCTACTTAAGCGTAGAAGCGTTAATATAAAAATCCCCTTTTTTGGGGATTTTTTTTTTTGTGTATTGCCTTACCTTTAGATATAATAATTATAAAATATGAAAGCGATTTATCTTATTGTATCAGCTGTGCTGTTGTTTTTAAATGTGCAAGCACAAGAACGTGATGTCTTCGAAAAGGGTAATAAAGTATTTTTAGAAAGTTCGTCTAAGAACGAAAATGCTATAAAAACCAATGACGAACTCCTGGGATATTTACAGGAATGGGGATATTGGACAGTGGCAGAAAACAAAACCGAATCGGATTTTACGTTGATCACCGATGTGACAGCATCTAAGGGGATGACAGCGGTTTCATGGGGTGGGACGTCTTACAGTTTGATCGCCAAATTGGTAGATGAAAATGGGGAGGTATTATGGGAGTCTAATGCTTACAAATCAAGTCCGAATGGTACAAATGGTTTTAATTCAAGTAGGGCTGTGGTAAAAAAGCTAATGAAAGATCTGAAAAAGAAATTTAAATAGAAATCTGGTTTTTCATTGTTTATGTGAAGTGTCTTCGTCTTCAAATAGTTTTAACTGGATAGCTTGTTGCATGAGCTCGATCTGCGTAAAATTAGAAATCGTAATTCCAAGTAGTCTGATTTTCTTATTGTGCAAATCAGCCCGATCTAGGAGCGTACAAGCGGTACGATGGATGAGTGCCTTGTCTGAGAAGACGTAAGGGGCTGACAGGCTTCTGGTTATTTGTGTGAAATCATTGAACTTGATTTTTAGTGTGAGCGTCTTTCCCGAAAGATTCCGTATTTTGAGACGCTTATTTAACCTGTCAGCGATCCGATCCAACTCTTCAATAATAATATCCCTTTCTTGCAAATCCTCTCCAAAAGTGTCTTCTACACTTAATGATTTCGTTTCGCGGTTCGGCTGGACTTCACGGTCGTCGATTCCTCTGGCCATATTATAAAAATAATGACCTGTTTTGCCAAATAAATGGACTAAAGTCTGTTCATCATATTTTTTTAAATCCGCTCCCGTATGAATATTCAGTTGTCTCATTTTAGAGGCCGTAACTTTGCCGACTCCGAAAAAACGTTCGATCGGCAGTGCTCCGAGAAACGCATGTATTTTCGAAGGGCCTATAAATGTGAGTCCGTTCGGTTTGTTCTGGTCAGATGCAATTTTAGCGATAAATTTATTTACTGAAATGCCGGCGGACGCGGTTAACTGCAACTCCTCTTGTATTGCTTTTTTGATCTCGTGAGCAATATCGAGAGCAGATCCGATACCTTTTTTGTCCGTTGATACATCTAGAAATGCCTCATCCAAAGAAAGTGGTTCAATTATGTCCGTATATCTTCGAAAGATTTCTCTAATTTGTTGAGATACCTGTTTATAAACATCAAAGCGTGGCCGGGTAAATGTTAGGTGAGGACAAAGCTGCAGCGCTTGTCGGGATGGCATGGCTGATTTTACTCCAAATTTTCGTGCTTCATAGCTGGCTGTAGCCACAACACCCCTTCCTTCTGGCGATCCGCCAACAGCCAATGGCCTGCCTCGTAATTCAGGAAAATCCCGTTGATCAACCGAGGCATAAAACGCATCCATGTCGATATGTATGATTTTTCGTTTGTGATCCATGACTTCATAAAGTCCTGTTCAAATATAATTAAAATCAATGCACTAATAAGAGCGCTATAAGAGAAGGAATGTTTCGGAAATTAAGATTGTATTATTTTTTGTTTAAAATATATTACGTTAACTCAAACGTTTGCATTACATTTGTTTCATCAATTTTAAACAATAACCTTTTTTATAACCTTAATTCATTTTTACATGGAGTTCAATTTCTACAAACGAATGAGTGGAAAGACATTTAGGTTCGCGTTGGCCTGCTTTGCAGTCCATTCGTTGACTTTATCTGTTCCGCTTGAATTGCAGGCACATGAAGTGATTGTTAATCGTCATGGTGAGTCAAGAATCCAGCAATCGGTATCGGGTGTTGTCACCGATGAGAATGGTCAGCCGCTGCAAGCTGTAAGTATCGTGGAGCAAGGTACGACGAATGGAACGACGACGGATGCGGCCGGTCGATACTCATTGAATGTATCTAATTCGAATGCGTCCCTACTTTTTTCCTATATCGGTTTTGTGAGTCAGACTGTGGCTGTGGCCAATCAAAGTTCTATTAATGTAACCCTCGTGGAGGATGTCAATGTGTTGGACGAACTGATCGTAGTTGGTTACGGAACACAGAAGAAAAAACTAGTAACTGGCGCCACAATTCAGGTCGATGGTGAAGATCTTCAACGATTGAGTACTGCCAGTGTATTAGGAGCCCTACAAAGTCAATCGCCGGGAGTTCAGATTACACAGAGTTCCGGCCAGCCTGGTGAAGCTTTCAAAGTAACCATTCGCGGACTTGGAACGATCGGTAATTCGTCGCCTCTGTACGTAATTGACGGGGTTCCAGGAGGTGATATCAATACACTTAACCCATCCGATATCGCGTCGGTTGACGTTTTAAAAGATGCGGCTTCGGCGGCTATTTATGGTTCGCGTGCAGCTAATGGTGTTGTACTTGTAACGACCAAACAAGGTAAGCCAGGAAAGCTCACTCTCTCGTATGATGCTTACATTGGTTGGCAGAATGCCTATCGAATGCCGTCATTATTAACGGCAAAAGAATATATGACTGTGATGGACGAAGTTAGATTTAATGAGGGTCAGGCTCCGTACGACTGGGCTGCACTTATTCCGAAACAATATCAACAAATACAAGATGGTACTTGGAATGGGACTAATTGGCTTCGGGAAATCCATAATGATGATGCTTTAACACAAAATCATGCCTTCAATTTGAATGGGGGAACGGAGCAATCTAACTTTTCCCTCAGTTATTCCTATTCTGACCAAGAAGGTATATTTGGAAAACCAGTAGAACCTGATTTTTCGAGAAATAACTTTCGAATTAATTCGAATCATACGCTCCTTAAAAACGATGATTTTGACGTTATAAAAATCGGAGAAAACCTAACCTATTCTTATAGTAAAAAAGGAGGTATCGGCATTGGTAACATTTATTGGAACGATATCCATAACATGTTGGTAGGTAATCCGCTGCTGCCAGCATATAACGAAGAAGGTGGATATTATGATCGCGCCAGCAAAGTGGCTGATGGTTGGAATTTAGATGGCGCTACTTCCAATCCACTCGCAAGTATGGTTTATCAGCGTGGGTTAAATGAAAATAAAAGCCATTCGCTTTTGGCTAATGTTTATCTGGAAGTCCAGCCCATACAGGATTTGAAGTTTAGAAGCAGTTTCGGATATAAAATGAACTCAAATTCTTATAGACAATACACGCCAATTTATGATTTGTCAACAACAACTGCCAATCCGACGGACGATGTTTCGCAAAGTCAAGGGATGGGTTATAGTTATACCTTTGAGAATACACTTTCATATGCCAGAACATTCAACGATATGCACAATTTTGATGCTTTGGTTGGAGCTTCGATGGAAAAATGGGGAATGGGAGAGGGCTTAAATGCTTCAAACTCCAATTCATTATTCCCTGGATCATGGGATCATGCCTATATCGGTAATGCGTATACAATTGGGACAACGACTGTGATCGGAGGAATGAGATGGCCGGAAGGTGGATTATCATCATTCTTCGGTAGGGTAAACTATAACTATAATGAGACCTACATGGCCACGTTGATAATGCGAGCTGATGGTTCGTCTAACTTTGCTCACGATCATCGGTGGGGCTATTTTCCATCGGTAGCCGCCGGATGGGTTCTCACAAACGAATCATTTATGGAGAGTACGCAAGGTTGGTTAGACTTCATGAAGTTTAGAGCTAGTTGGGGACAAAATGGTAACGCTAGTATCGATCCGTTCCAATATTTGGCCACCATCGCTTTCGATAGCGGCAACGGATATTACTTTGGGGATAATAAAAATGATTTGATTACTGGAGCTTATCCAGACATTTTACCGAATCCCATTATCACTTGGGAGACTTCTGAGCAATTAAATATCGGTATCGACTCCAGATTTGCGCACAATAGGCTTGGCTTCACATTCGATTGGTATAAGAAAACGACGAAAGACTGGTTAGTTGAGGCTCCTATTTTAGCTATCTATGGAACGAACCCCCCTTTTATTAATGGTGGTGTTATTGAAAATACAGGTATCGAACTTGGTTTGACCTGGGACGAGACTATTGGTGAATTCCGTTACGGTATTAATCTGAATGGAGCGTATAATAAAAATGAAGTTACCAGAATTGATAACAGAGAGGGAATCATTCATGGTCCGGAACATGTATTGAGCCAGGGAACAACCGAAATGTATCGCGCACAAGTCGGCTTCCCGGTCGGTTATTTTTATGGTTATGAAACCGGAGGCATCTTCCAGACTCAAGAGCAAATTAATAATTATCGGAATCAAGGTCTAGGGGTATTGGTAAATGCGCAACCTGGTGATGTTATATTTGTCGACAACAATGGTGATGGCGCCATTACTGAGGCAGATAAAAAGCTCATTGGGAACCCTCACCCCGACTTTACTGGTGGTTTGAATATTAATTTTGGATATAAAGGTTTCGATTTGTCTTTGACTGCAACGGGAGCCTTCGGACATCAAATTGCTAAGTCTTATCGTTCATTCGCGGACAGTCCATTGCAGAATTATACAACGGAAGTATTCCAGCGTTGGCACGGAGAAGGCACTTCAAATAAGTATCCTCGCCTGACAATGGGTAGTCATACCAACAGTCAGTACATTTCTGATATTTATATTGAAGACGGAGATTTTGTTAAGATTCAGAATGTAACCCTCGGATATGATTTAAAATCCGTTTTCTTAAACATGCCTTTCTCGAAAGCTCGCCTTTATGTGACCGGACAAAATCTTTTTACTATTACGGGTTATTCGGGTATGGATCCTGAGATTGGTTATGGCTATGATCAATCTTGGGTATCAGGTATAGACCTTGGATTTTACCCGAGTCCGCGCACCTTTTTGGTTGGTTTAAATCTTACATTTTAAAACGCAAGACGATGAAAAAAATTATATGTTTAATAGCGCTTTCTACAGTTTTTCTCTCATGTGAGAAAAACCTGGATTCTCTTAGCTATGATAAAAAAAATACAGGTAACTTCCCTTCGACGGTTACTGATGCCAATCAGATGTTGACTGGTATTTATTCGACATTAAGTCAGGCAATCTCTAATCCTCAGCATTCTCATTTTTACATGTCTGAACTTGCGTCAGATGATCGATTTGGAGGTGGTGGTGAAAATGACAAAGATATGCAGGGGCTGGATCATTTAATGAACACGAAGAGCAGTCGTTTTGAACCTTTCTGGATCGCTCGTTATCAGGGGATTTTTAGAGCTAATACAGCTATTGAAAACCTAGACAAAGTTGAAGGGTGGGAAAGTGATGCACAAAAAAACCAAGTATTAGGGGAGGCTCACTTTTTACGTGCGTTGTTCTATTTCGAGCTGTCACAAATGTTCGGAGAGGTTCCTTTGGTAATTAGTACAGTAGCAGAGAATATACCTAAGGCTCCCGCCGATGAAACCTACGCGCAGATTGCTTATGACTTGCAACAAGCGATTAATCTGATGCCTTCAAGTCCTTACTCCTCGGTGATATCAGGACATGCTACAAAATGGGCTGCACAGGCATTGATGGCACGTGTATTTCTATTTTACACAGGCTATTATAATAAAACTGACTTGCCAGTAGCCAATGATGGTGGTGTGGTAAACAAAGCTCAGGTAATTACTTGGATCGATGAATGTGTGAACAACAGCGGACATGGTTTAGTAGATGATTTTCGTAGTCTCTGGCCATATTCTAACGACTTGACCGCTAAAGATTATGACGCATACACAGGTCCTCTGTGGGTTGGAGATGGCAATAAAGAAGTTGTGTTTGCTGTAAAGTTTGGAACTTCGGTAGATTGGGGTGAAAACTATCAGTTAGGGTACTCCAATCAATACGTGTTGCATTTTGGTTTACGCTCTAATAACGGTCTGGCTGACACATTTCCGTTCGGTCAAGGTTGGGGGGCAGGCCCGGTTAACTCGCGGCTATGGACTGAATGGCGCACTTCAGAACCGAATGATATCAGAAGAACTGCATCGATTATGAATGCAGAGACAGATGTAGAAAATTATATCTACGGTGCAGACAGTCAAATGGAAGAAACTGGTTTTTGGCAGAAAAAATACATACCGATCACAGCCTACGATGAAGGTACGCTGGTTCCTTCATATGCTATAATAAAATTCAACGCACCAGCAGATATGCAGATTTCTCATACGCAAGACCTGGTTCTGATTCGTTTCGCAGACGTGCTTTTGATGCAATCTGAACTGAAAGAAGACGCCACTGGCATGAATAAAGTTCGTGCACGCGCGAATCTTCCGGCAGTATCTTATTCTTTAGCAGCCCTAAAAAAAGAGCGCCGCTGGGAATTAGCCTTTGAAGGTCTTCGTTATTTTGATTTAATGCGCTGGGGAGATGCTGCAAATGCGTTGGCGGCACAAGAAGGTGTTGCTATAAAAAATAAGGGCATTGATACTCAAATGAAAGCATTTGGTGGCGGTTATAAAGCTCGATTTGAGGCAACTGGAGGGTTCTGGGCTATTCCTGAAGCTCAGATTCAACTGTCTGAAGGTGTTTTAACTCAGAATAAAGGCTGGGGTACTCCCGCAGCAGAATTTACTGGATGGTAAGAATAAAAGACTTAAAATTATGAAAAGATATGTAGCATATGTAGTGGTATTAATGATTTCGCTAATTGTAATGAGTTGCGAATCAGTAGAAGACCGTTTGGATATGGGTGGGTTTATTAGTGCTGAACAACTTGATATATCTGCCACCCCGATCGTAATAGATGGCAAGAATACGAACAAAGTTGTTCTGGATAATAAAAGCCCGGTGCTGTCTTCATGGAATTTTGGAGTCGGTCAAACGCAAAAGAAAACCGATACCGTTCTGTTGGTTGTAGAAGGGGAGAACGAAATTGTTTTTACCGGCAGGAACCCGGATGGATCGGAAATAAAAAAAACATTGACTGTTAATGTCGATGAGCTTTATTTCGAGGTTCCACTTGAATGGGGGATTTTGACCGGTGGATCAGAGAAAGAATGGATTTGGGACGATTCAGATGGTGGCGTTTGGGGAAATGGAGGGTATCTTGCAAATGTTGAACCTGCTTGGTGGATAGTCAGTTTAGCTGATGTTAGCGGTCAAGCGCCGGGCGAAGGCACAGGAGCAAAAATGACCTTTTCATTAAGTGGCGCGACATTTACGAAAGTCAAATCGGACGGAACTACCGAAACAGGAACCTTCTTATTTAATATGACTAACAAAACGACTAAGCCGGATGGCACGGTTTGGGCAAAAGGGAAATTAACACTAAAAGGAACAACAGTTCTATGTGGAGTTTCACCAGATGAAGGGAAAATTCCAGTTTATGAATATGATATTATTGTTTTGGACAATGAAGAAATGGTGCTGAGTTATGCACCACCGGGAACTGCTGAGTGGGGTACTGCTTATTTCTGGAAGTTTAGAGCGAGCAAATAAGTTTGAATGTAAATAATGGTAAGTTAGGGGGTTGTATCAAGTAGTTGAAGCAACCCCCTTTTTAATAAACTTTAATGTTTGCCTTCAGCGAACTCCTCAATCATTTTTTTATTGAAAGCGTCAAGGTCCTTGGGTGAACGGCTGGTTACCAAACCTTTGTCAACAATAACTTCTTTGTCCTCCCAGTTGACACCTGCATTGATTAAATCGGTTCTTATCGAGGGATATGAGGTCATTTTTCGTCCTTTCAATAAACCTGTTTCTATAAGTATTTGAGGTCCGTGACAAATAGCTGCTATCGGTTTGCCGCTTTTTATAAAATTTTTGACGAATGCGACCGCATCGTTATTTTCTCGCAACTTATCTGGATTCATAACGCCGCCCGGTAGAAGAAGGGCATCATAACCATCAACGGAAACGTCGGCTATGTTTTTGTCAACACCTAAAGTAATTCCCCAGTTTTCTTTATCCCAACTGCGTATTTGTTCTTTTTGTGGTGAAACGATATGAACGGTGGCGCCTGCCTCTTCCAATGCGGTTTTCGGACTTACCAGTTCAGACTCTTCAAATCCATCCTCAGATAATATTGCTATTTTTTTGTTTTCTAGTTTCGACATGCTCTTTATATTAGATTAGTGAATTTATTATAGAGAGTAACGCGAGGTTTAAGTAATTGTTTATAATTATTTGAATCGATTTGGATTTACTTGCCAGTAATATCAGGGTCTCCAAAATGTCTCACCGTCTGCTTTTAGCAGAGAATTCGTATTACTGGGTATTACAGGGATTACTTCCGGACTGTTGTTTATATCGTATTTTTGTCCATCGGCGGGGATTATCTTCAGATTCCAGGTCGATTTGCCAGAAACGGGTGCATGTATATAATTGGTGCCAACTAAAAGATGCCGCCCATCTGGAGAGAACTCCGCAAAATTTTCAACTCCATCACCGTCTGTAACCTGTACTAGATTGCTTCCATCAATATTCATTAAATAGATATGGTTGCCTATATAAAATGAGAGTTTTGTTGCGCACCTTTAAAAATAATAGTTGCGCATGGCTCTGTATTAAAATTAAATGATAAAGATGTTGCATTACGAAGCATAAATTCCTACATTCAATGTCCGAAACCGAAAATTATTTATCACAAACCATTTGAAAGACGTATGTTAATCAAACCCAGACCGCTGTTCATGTTGGCCGTAGTGTGCTCGGCCATTGTATTTAATGCTTGTAATAAGGAGCCAGAGAACGAAGAGCCTGTTGACCCGAAAGTAGAAAAGTTTACGGTTCCGGAAGATTTTGTGATTGAACATCTATACAGCCCGTCCGACGAAGAAAGGGGTTCTTGGGTTTCTATGACTTTTGATGATTATGGGAGGATGATTGCTTCGGATCAGTTCGGAGGAATTTATAGACTTACTATTCCCGAGATCGGCAATGACAGCATTCCTTTGAAAATAGATAGCCTTCACTTTCCGTTGGTGGGGGAAGCCGTGACTGACACATCAAAGAAAAAAGTGGGGATGGGCTTTGCTCAAGGCTTGTTATGGGCTCATAATAGTCTATACGTAATGGTTAATCATCGTGGTGATGAAGTTTTAAGAAAGACGAGCGGGCTTTATCGACTTCAAGACACGGATATGGATGATGAATTTGACAAAGTTACACAGTTGCTAGAACTGAAGGGAGATGGTGAACACGGCCCCCATAGTGTCATTCTTGGCCCTGATGACGAGTCGATTTATGTTGTAGCGGGTAATCATACTGATATCCCCGGAATGGACGCTTATCGTCTTCCGCCTACTTGGCAGGAAGATAATCTCTTACAGCAAATCAAAGACCCCCAAGGACATGCTACCGACCGGATGGCTCCGGGAGGGTGGATAGCGAAGACTGATTCTGTAGGTTCAACATGGGAGTTGATCGCTGCTGGGTTTCGCAACACGTTTGATATTGCCTTTAACGATGTAGGGGAGCTCTTTGCTTATGATTCGGATATGGAGTGGGATTTTGGAATGAGCTGGTATCGCCCCACGCGAATATTACACGTAACGAGCGGAAGTGAGTTTGGTTGGCGGACAGGTAATGGTAAATGGTCGCCTGCTTATCCTGATAATTTACCTGCAATGATTAACATTGGTCAGGGTTCTCCGACAAATTTGGTTTATGGAAATAATGCACTCTTCCCTGACAAGTATCGTAACAGTTTATTTGCTTTTGACTGGAGTTTTGGAATTATTTATTTGATTGGTTTGGAGTCAGATGGAGCAACGTATCAAGCTACTGCAGAAGAGTTTATAACCGGTTCGCCTTTGCCGTTGACTGATGGTGAATTTGGTCCTGACGGTGCTATGTATTTCCTCACAGGAGGGAGGGAGCTGGAATCTGACCTTTATCGTGTCTATCACAAGGATTATCAGAAAATAAAAGATAGAAATAAACAAAAAATCGATGATTTAAATGCTTATCAGCGTGTGCGACGCCAAATCGAGCGTTATCATACGGACACGATTGCTGAGGCGATTGATGCCGTGTGGCCTTTTCTACGCAACAACGATCGGCACATACGTTATGCGGCCAGAATCGCTCTTGAACATCAAGACCCAGCTCTATGGAAGGAACGCGCGTTCAAAGAACGAAGTGTACAAGCAGCGATCCAATCGATGGTTGCCTTGGCAAGAACGGGTGATGCTGATTTACAACCTGCTATATTAAGTAAGGTAATGACCATCAATTTACCTGTACAAGCAGAGGAAAAGCAATTGGATATTATACGTGCTATAGAACTGACCTTGGCTCGCATGGGTAATCCGGATGAAGTTTTGTCAGCACGGTTAATCGGTTATTTAGAGCAAATTTATCCTGCAGCCACCAATGCACTGAACCGGGAACTAAGTAAAGTGCTTGTTCATCTGGGCGATGAGGAGGCGATACCTAAAACATTGAAATTGTTGGCGACGGCGGAAGATGATTCAACCTATCAGGAGACCGTTACCCAGTCCTCAGATCTTATTTTAAGAAATCCGCAATACGGTCTGGATATAGCAAACTTATTAACCAAGACACCTCCAGCTCAGCAAATTTATTTGGCGACGGTGCTAAGTAAAGCAAAGTATGGTTGGAATGATGAAACGAGAGACGAATACTTCAAATGGTTTTATGACGCGTTCGGATACAAAGGAGGGAATAGTTACATTGGTTTTGTCAATCGTGCACGATCCTTTGCACTTGAAAACGTACCGCAGTCACAATTTGACCATTATAATGAAATTTCAGGAGATTCACTAGTGAACCAAGCCGGAACGGCACTGTTTACAACAGATGAAGGACCAAAAGGTCCAGGGAGACCATGGAAAATGGATGAAGCTTTGCCGATCGTTGAG from Pedobacter indicus carries:
- a CDS encoding c-type cytochrome; the encoded protein is MLIKPRPLFMLAVVCSAIVFNACNKEPENEEPVDPKVEKFTVPEDFVIEHLYSPSDEERGSWVSMTFDDYGRMIASDQFGGIYRLTIPEIGNDSIPLKIDSLHFPLVGEAVTDTSKKKVGMGFAQGLLWAHNSLYVMVNHRGDEVLRKTSGLYRLQDTDMDDEFDKVTQLLELKGDGEHGPHSVILGPDDESIYVVAGNHTDIPGMDAYRLPPTWQEDNLLQQIKDPQGHATDRMAPGGWIAKTDSVGSTWELIAAGFRNTFDIAFNDVGELFAYDSDMEWDFGMSWYRPTRILHVTSGSEFGWRTGNGKWSPAYPDNLPAMINIGQGSPTNLVYGNNALFPDKYRNSLFAFDWSFGIIYLIGLESDGATYQATAEEFITGSPLPLTDGEFGPDGAMYFLTGGRELESDLYRVYHKDYQKIKDRNKQKIDDLNAYQRVRRQIERYHTDTIAEAIDAVWPFLRNNDRHIRYAARIALEHQDPALWKERAFKERSVQAAIQSMVALARTGDADLQPAILSKVMTINLPVQAEEKQLDIIRAIELTLARMGNPDEVLSARLIGYLEQIYPAATNALNRELSKVLVHLGDEEAIPKTLKLLATAEDDSTYQETVTQSSDLILRNPQYGLDIANLLTKTPPAQQIYLATVLSKAKYGWNDETRDEYFKWFYDAFGYKGGNSYIGFVNRARSFALENVPQSQFDHYNEISGDSLVNQAGTALFTTDEGPKGPGRPWKMDEALPIVEADSGKRDFEKGMMLFSSIRCKSCHTMKGEGGTIGPDLTQLGTRFSAKDMLEAIIEPNNIISDQYASTVFSFKDGTSMLAKLIDEDDDYYHVSQNPYAPHILKEIPKKEIVSYKLAEISVMPPATINVLNEDELKNLLAYLMAGGDEDHEVYNKKKK